The genomic segment CCGACGCCAGCCTGCCCGAGCCCGGGAAGCAGATCGAGCAGCCCGTGGTGCATGACGCGGTCGAGGTGCACACGAACCTGCCCCGCTGGCTCCGTGAGCAGGTGACCACGTACGAGGTGTCGGACGTGCACGGGCTGGTGCTGCGGCTGCGCGTGCCGGCGGGGCAGCAGCAGGACGGCTCGCGTCCGCAGGCGGCGAGCGTGCGGGTGCGGTTCGGCGACGCGGACGACCTCGCGCTGAAGGTTGAGGTCATCCGCGCGCTGCTGCCGCAGGCGGTCGCAGGGGGCGGTGGCCTGGACGTGCGCGCGCCCGCCAACCCCGTTGTGGTTCCAACAGCGTGATTCGGCGTCGGAGATCCTTGAACTGGGGGAGGTGCTTACGTATGGTCTCGGCCAATCGATAGGTTGACATAACTGTAACCCTTTACTTCAGGGTGAGCGTTGCGCACAGGGACGAGCACGAGCATCGGCGCCGGGCCGAGCACCCGGAGCGGGCCCGGCCCGTCCTCCTGACAGGACCGGAAGGAGCTGCTGTGGCGGCACCTCAGAACTACCTCGCGGTGATCAAGGTCGTCGGCATCGGCGGCGGCGGCGTCAACGCGGTCAACCGCATGATCGAAGCAGGCCTCAAGGGCGTCGAGTTCATCGCCATCAACACCGACGCGCAGGCGCTGCTGATGTCGGACGCCGACGTCAAGCTCGACGTCGGTCGGGACCTGACCAGGGGACTGGGCGCTGGCAGCGATCCCGAGATCGGACGCAAGGCCGCGGAGGAGCACCGCGACGATCTCGAGGAGGTGCTCAAGGGTGCCGACATGGTCTTCGTCACGGCGGGTGAGGGTGGCGGCACGGGCACCGGCGGCGCCCCGGTGGTCGCAGAGGTCGCGCGGAGCGTCGGCGCGTTGACGATCGGTGTCGTCACGCGACCGTTCGCATTCGAGGGCCGCCGCCGCAGCACGCAGGCCGAGCAGGGCATCGACGACCTCCGCGAGGCCGTCGACACGTTGATCGTCATCCCCAACGACCGTCTGCTGGAGATCTCCGACGCGCAGACGACCATGCTGCAGGCGTTCCGGCTGGCCGACGACGTGTTGCTCCAGGGCGTCGCCGGCATCACCGACCTCATCACCACGCCGGGGCTGATCAACACCGACTTCGCCGACGTCAAGGCGATCATGTCCGATGCCGGCAGCGCGCTGATGGGGATCGGTCAGGCGCGTGGTGACCATCGCGCGACCGAGGCGGCGCGGATGGCGGTCAGCTCGCCGTTGCTGGAGGCGTCGATCGAGGGCGCCCAGGGCGTGCTGCTCACGATCGCCGGGGGCAGCGACCTCGGCCTCCACGAGGTCAACGAGGCG from the Euzebyales bacterium genome contains:
- the ftsZ gene encoding cell division protein FtsZ, yielding MAAPQNYLAVIKVVGIGGGGVNAVNRMIEAGLKGVEFIAINTDAQALLMSDADVKLDVGRDLTRGLGAGSDPEIGRKAAEEHRDDLEEVLKGADMVFVTAGEGGGTGTGGAPVVAEVARSVGALTIGVVTRPFAFEGRRRSTQAEQGIDDLREAVDTLIVIPNDRLLEISDAQTTMLQAFRLADDVLLQGVAGITDLITTPGLINTDFADVKAIMSDAGSALMGIGQARGDHRATEAARMAVSSPLLEASIEGAQGVLLTIAGGSDLGLHEVNEAAEIIADAADEDANIIFGTVIDDALGDEVKVTVIAAGFARDGGAGRSAVRPVRVAEREDRASMDEPRADRARDSDRVPADSARADNGTRSNAVNGTNGDHAARPRSRPPIVMDADDDLDIPSFLKR